One stretch of Lucilia cuprina isolate Lc7/37 chromosome 6, ASM2204524v1, whole genome shotgun sequence DNA includes these proteins:
- the LOC111690234 gene encoding charged multivesicular body protein 4b isoform X2: protein MSFFGKMFGGKKEQAPTTGEAIQKLRETENMLIKKQEFLESKIEEELNTARKNASKNKRVALQALKKKKRLEKQLQQIDGTLSTIEMQREALESANTNTAVLTTMKNAADALKAAHQNMDVDKVHDMMDDIAEQQDVAREISDAISNPVAFGADIDDEDLERELDELEQENFDKEIIGIPEPATTLPEVPDDEVAEKAKEKKKATISNNVENVPDDDPDMKQLLAWAN from the exons ATGAGTTTTTTCGGTAAAATGTTTGGTGGCAAAAAGGAACAGGCTCCAACTACGGGCGAAGCAATACAAAAACTGCGAGAAACCGAGAATATGCTTATCAAGAAACAAGAATTTTTAGAATCCAAAATCGAAGAGGAACTAAATACAGCTAGAAAGAATGCATCCAAAAATAAAAgag tGGCCTTACAAGCATTGAAAAAGAAGAAGCGTTTGGAAAAACAATTGCAACAAATCGATGGCACCTTATCTACAATTGAAATGCAGCGCGAAGCACTTGAAAGTGCCAACACGAATACTGCTGTTTTGACAACAATGAAAAATGCCGCCGATGCGCTTAAAGCAGCCCATCAAAATAT GGATGTTGATAAGGTCCATGACATGATGGATGATATTGCTGAACAACAAGATGTGGCGCGTGAAATCTCGGATGCCATTTCAAATCCTGTAGCATTTGGTGCTGATATTGACGATGAAGATTTGGAACGTGAACTAGATGAACTAGAACAAGAGAACTTCGATAAGGAGATAATTGGCATACCAGAACCTGCAACTACGCTGCCAGAAGTACCAGATGATGAAGTTGCTGAAAAGGCAAAGGAAAAGAAGAAGGCCACTATCTCCAACAATGTAGAAAATGTCCCTGATG ATGATCCCGACATGAAGCAATTGTTGGCATGGGCCAATTAA
- the LOC111690234 gene encoding charged multivesicular body protein 4b isoform X1: MSFFGKMFGGKKEQAPTTGEAIQKLRETENMLIKKQEFLESKIEEELNTARKNASKNKRELALQALKKKKRLEKQLQQIDGTLSTIEMQREALESANTNTAVLTTMKNAADALKAAHQNMDVDKVHDMMDDIAEQQDVAREISDAISNPVAFGADIDDEDLERELDELEQENFDKEIIGIPEPATTLPEVPDDEVAEKAKEKKKATISNNVENVPDDDPDMKQLLAWAN; this comes from the exons ATGAGTTTTTTCGGTAAAATGTTTGGTGGCAAAAAGGAACAGGCTCCAACTACGGGCGAAGCAATACAAAAACTGCGAGAAACCGAGAATATGCTTATCAAGAAACAAGAATTTTTAGAATCCAAAATCGAAGAGGAACTAAATACAGCTAGAAAGAATGCATCCAAAAATAAAAgag AAC tGGCCTTACAAGCATTGAAAAAGAAGAAGCGTTTGGAAAAACAATTGCAACAAATCGATGGCACCTTATCTACAATTGAAATGCAGCGCGAAGCACTTGAAAGTGCCAACACGAATACTGCTGTTTTGACAACAATGAAAAATGCCGCCGATGCGCTTAAAGCAGCCCATCAAAATAT GGATGTTGATAAGGTCCATGACATGATGGATGATATTGCTGAACAACAAGATGTGGCGCGTGAAATCTCGGATGCCATTTCAAATCCTGTAGCATTTGGTGCTGATATTGACGATGAAGATTTGGAACGTGAACTAGATGAACTAGAACAAGAGAACTTCGATAAGGAGATAATTGGCATACCAGAACCTGCAACTACGCTGCCAGAAGTACCAGATGATGAAGTTGCTGAAAAGGCAAAGGAAAAGAAGAAGGCCACTATCTCCAACAATGTAGAAAATGTCCCTGATG ATGATCCCGACATGAAGCAATTGTTGGCATGGGCCAATTAA
- the LOC111687365 gene encoding ATP-dependent 6-phosphofructokinase isoform X3, producing MTTTKVKQRFIERGSHKGKGLAVFTSGGDSQGMNAAVRACVRMAIYLGCKAYFIREGYQGMVDGGDNIVEANWASVSSIIHRGGTVIGSARCTDFRQRAGRLKAAHNLIQKGISNLVVIGGDGSLTGANLFRQEWSSLLDELLKEGKITEEQRKKYDVLHIVGMVGSIDNDFCGTDMTIGTDSALHRIIEAIDAIVSTAYSHQRTFIMEVMGRHCGYLALQAGMSSGSDAIFIPEDPAPKDWNDILCEKLLQERSAGQRLNIIIVAEGAIDRDGNAISAEDIKKVVVDKLQQDTRITVLGHVQRGGNPSAFDRVLGCRMGAEATLALMEATNETVPAVVSLDGNQAVRVPLMECVERTQAVAKAMSEKNWELAVKLRGRSFERNLETYKMLTRLKPPKHEGQGYRLAVMHIGAPACGMNAAVRSFVRNCIYRGDVVFGIHDGIEGLIAGNIKEMGWSDVTGWVGQGGAFLGTKRTLPECKFNEIASRLREFKIQGLLIIGGFEAYHACGQIADQRSNYPEFCIPLAVIPSTISNNVPGTEFSLGADTGLNEITEICDRIRQSAQGTKRRVFVIETMGGYCGYLATLAGLAGGADAAYIFEEKFSIKDLQQDVYHMASKMAEGVQRGLILRNEKASDNYNTDFIYRLYSEEGKGLFSCRMNILGHMQQGGSPTPFDRNMGTKMAAKCVEWFSEQFKNNKQPDGSIKCTDKESAVLLGIVRRQYRFTPLADLISETNFEQRIPKSQWWLKLRPLLRILAKHDSAYEEEGLYITVEEECSTDAVA from the exons ATGACGACTACCAAAGTTAAACAACGCTTTATTGAACGTGGCTCCCATAAGGGAAAGGGCTTGGCCGTCTTCACTAGTGGTGGTGACTCCCAAGGTATGAATGCTGCCGTAAGAGCTTGCGTCCGGATGGCAATTTATTTGGGTTGCAAG GCCTACTTCATTCGTGAAGGCTACCAAGGAATGGTAGATGGCGGCGATAACATAGTCGAAGCTAATTGGGCTTCGGTATCGTCTATAATTCATCGTGGAGGTACTGTAATTGGTTCAGCAAGATGTACTGATTTTCGCCAACGTGCTGGTCGCCTAAAGGCAGCCCACAATCTTATTCAAAAAGGCATTTCTAACCTGGTTGTTATTGGTGGTGATGGTTCATTGACTGGTGCAAATTTATTCCGTCAAGAATGGTCATCATTGTTAGACGAATTATTGAAGGAGGGAAAAATAACTGAAGAGCAAAGGAAAAAATATGATGTTTTGCATATTGTCGGAATG gtcGGATCAATCGACAACGATTTCTGTGGTACTGATATGACAATTGGTACTGACTCAGCTTTACATCGAATTATTGAAGCTATTGATGCTATCGTTAGTACTGCATATTCTCATCAACGTACATTTATTATGGAAGTTATGGGAAGACACTGTGG ttatttagccCTTCAAGCCGGTATGTCCTCCGGATCTGACGCTATATTTATACCCGAAGATCCGGCTCCAAAGGATTGGAACGATATTTTATGTGAAAAGTTGTTACAG GAACGTAGTGCTGGTCAACGTTTGAACATTATTATTGTAGCAGAAGGTGCTATTGATCGCGATGGCAATGCTATTTCCGCTGAAGATATTAAAAAGGTTGTTGTAGATAAGCTACAACAAGACACCCGTATTACTGTTTTGGGTCATGTTCAACGCGGTGGTAATCCCAGTGCTTTTGATCGTGTTTTGGGTTGTCGTATGGGAGCTGAAGCGACATTGGCTTTGATGGAAGCTACAAACGAAACTGTGCCCGCTGTTGTCTCTCTAGATGGCAACCAAGCTGTTCGGGTCCCATTGATGGAGTGCGTTGAACGCACCCAAGCTGTTGCTAAGGCTATGTCCGAGAAAAATTGGGAATTGGCTGTTAAATTGCGTGGTCGTTCATTTGAACGTAACTTGGAAACCTATAAGATGTTGACTCGCTTGAAGCCACCTAAACATGAAGGACAG GGCTATCGTTTGGCTGTAATGCACATAGGTGCACCAGCTTGCGGTATGAATGCTGCTGTACGCAGTTTTGTGCGTAATTGCATTTATCGTGGTGATGTCGTGTTCGGCATTCATGATGGCATTGAAGGTCTTATTGCTGGCAATATTAAGGAAATGGGCTGGTCCGATGTAACTGGTTGGGTTGGCCAAGGTGGTGCTTTCTTGGGAACAAAACGTACTTTGCCCGAGTGTAAATTCAACGAAATCGCATCACGTCTCAGGGAATTTAAGATTCAGGGTCTATTGATTATCGGTGGTTTTGAAGCTTATCACGCATGTGGTCAAATCGCAGATCAACGTTCTAATTATCCTGAATTCTGTATACCATTGGCTGTTATACCCTCTACCATTTCCAACAATGTTCCTGGTACTGAATTTTCGTTGGGTGCCGATACTGGCCTTAATGAGATTACTGAGATTTGTGATCGCATCCGTCAATCGGCTCAAGGTACCAAGAGACGTGTTTTCGTCATTGAAACTATGGGTGGCTATTGTGGATACCTAGCTACACTAGCTGGCTTAGCTGGTGGCGCAGATGCTGCTTACATATTTGAGGAGAAGTTTTCAATTAAAGATTTGCAGCAGGATGTCTATCATATGGCTTCCAAAATGGCTGAAGGTGTACAGCGTGGTTTAATTTTACGCAATGAAAAAGCTTCCGACAATTATAACACCGATTTCATTTATCGTTTGTATTCGGAAGAAGGCAAAGGTTTATTTTCTTGCCGTATGAATATTTTGG gCCACATGCAACAGGGTGGTTCTCCAACACCATTCGATCGTAATATGGGTACAAAAATGGCAGCTAAATGTGTAGAATGGTTTTCCGAACAATTCAAAAATAACAAGCAACCTGACGGTAGCATTAAATGTACTGACAAGGAATCTGCTGTTCTTTTGGGCATAGTAAGGCGTCAATACAGATTCACACCCTTGGCTGATTTGATTTCTGAAACCAATTTCGA gcAACGTATTCCTAAAAGCCAGTGGTGGTTAAAATTGCGTCCTTTGCTAAGAATATTGGCTAAGCATGATTCTGCCTATGAGGAGGAAGGTTTGTACATAACCGTTGAAGAAGAATGCTCCACCGATGCTGTGGCTTAA
- the LOC111690273 gene encoding pre-mRNA-splicing factor 38: MANRTVKEAKNIHGTNPQYLIEKIIRSRIYDSKYWKEQCFALTAELLVDKAMELRYIGGVYGGNIKPTQFLCLTLKMLQIQPEKDIVVEFIKNEEFKYVRALGAFYLRLTGSALDCYKYLEPLYIDNRKLRRQNRVGQYEIVYMDEFIDELLRSDRVCDIILPRIQKRSVLEENNELEPKVSVLDEDLDEDLVSEEENAEEESESKGKSQKKSRKERSKSRSVSPNRRDGSSGAGPSHSSRSRDYNEDLERYQRERERDRRDYDRNRNDHRYDERERDRERERDRDRDRGDIRRREDYIDDRYDRRDDYRGERSRYDRDRRDRRH; the protein is encoded by the coding sequence ATGGCTAATCGTACTGTTAAGGAAGCCAAAAATATACACGGCACAAATCCGCAGTatcttattgaaaaaattattcgatCTCGCATTTACGATTCGAAATATTGGAAGGAACAATGTTTTGCTTTGACTGCAGAACTATTAGTGGACAAAGCCATGGAATTGCGTTATATTGGCGGCGTTTACGGAGGTAACATAAAACCAACACAGTTTCTATGTCTAACattaaaaatgttgcaaatacAACCGGAGAAAGACATTGTGGTAGAGTTTATCAAAAATGAGGAATTTAAGTACGTTCGAGCTCTTGGTGCTTTTTACTTGCGTTTAACTGGCAGCGCGTTAGATTGTTACAAGTACTTGGAGCCTTTGTATATAGACAATCGTAAACTGCGAAGGCAAAATAGAGTGGGTCAATATGAAATTGTTTACATGGACGAATTTATTGATGAGCTGCTGAGAAGTGACCGAGTGTGTGATATTATTTTGCCGCGAATACAGAAACGATCTGTTTTGGAAGAAAATAATGAACTGGAACCAAAAGTGTCTGTACTGGATGAAGATCTGGACGAAGATTTAGTAAGCGAGGAAGAGAATGCGGAGGAAGAAAGTGAATCAAAAGGAAAATCACAAAAGAAATCAAGAAAAGAACGTTCAAAATCAAGATCCGTATCGCCTAATCGTCGTGATGGCAGTAGTGGTGCGGGACCAAGTCATAGTAGTCGGTCTCGAGACTACAACGAAGACCTCGAGCGCTATCAACGTGAGCGAGAAAGGGATCGTCGTGATTATGATAGGAACCGCAACGATCATCGTTATGATGAACGTGAACGAGACAGAGAAAGGGAACGTGATCGCGACAGAGACCGTGGTGACATTCGTCGTAGAGAGGATTATATAGATGATCGTTATGATCGTCGTGATGATTACCGTGGTGAACGCAGTCGGTACGACCGCGATCGTAGGGATCGACGTCATTAA
- the LOC111687365 gene encoding ATP-dependent 6-phosphofructokinase isoform X2 has protein sequence MTTTKVKQRFIERGSHKGKGLAVFTSGGDSQGMNAAVRACVRMAIYLGCKAYFIREGYQGMVDGGDNIVEANWASVSSIIHRGGTVIGSARCTDFRQRAGRLKAAHNLIQKGISNLVVIGGDGSLTGANLFRQEWSSLLDELLKEGKITEEQRKKYDVLHIVGMVGSIDNDFCGTDMTIGTDSALHRIIEAIDAIVSTAYSHQRTFIMEVMGRHCGYLALVAGLSCEADYIFIPEAPPKSDWPERLCQQLSQERSAGQRLNIIIVAEGAIDRDGNAISAEDIKKVVVDKLQQDTRITVLGHVQRGGNPSAFDRVLGCRMGAEATLALMEATNETVPAVVSLDGNQAVRVPLMECVERTQAVAKAMSEKNWELAVKLRGRSFERNLETYKMLTRLKPPKHEGQGYRLAVMHIGAPACGMNAAVRSFVRNCIYRGDVVFGIHDGIEGLIAGNIKEMGWSDVTGWVGQGGAFLGTKRTLPECKFNEIASRLREFKIQGLLIIGGFEAYHACGQIADQRSNYPEFCIPLAVIPSTISNNVPGTEFSLGADTGLNEITEICDRIRQSAQGTKRRVFVIETMGGYCGYLATLAGLAGGADAAYIFEEKFSIKDLQQDVYHMASKMAEGVQRGLILRNEKASDNYNTDFIYRLYSEEGKGLFSCRMNILGHMQQGGSPTPFDRNMGTKMAAKCVEWFSEQFKNNKQPDGSIKCTDKESAVLLGIVRRQYRFTPLADLISETNFEQRIPKSQWWLKLRPLLRILAKHDSAYEEEGLYITVEEECSTDAVA, from the exons ATGACGACTACCAAAGTTAAACAACGCTTTATTGAACGTGGCTCCCATAAGGGAAAGGGCTTGGCCGTCTTCACTAGTGGTGGTGACTCCCAAGGTATGAATGCTGCCGTAAGAGCTTGCGTCCGGATGGCAATTTATTTGGGTTGCAAG GCCTACTTCATTCGTGAAGGCTACCAAGGAATGGTAGATGGCGGCGATAACATAGTCGAAGCTAATTGGGCTTCGGTATCGTCTATAATTCATCGTGGAGGTACTGTAATTGGTTCAGCAAGATGTACTGATTTTCGCCAACGTGCTGGTCGCCTAAAGGCAGCCCACAATCTTATTCAAAAAGGCATTTCTAACCTGGTTGTTATTGGTGGTGATGGTTCATTGACTGGTGCAAATTTATTCCGTCAAGAATGGTCATCATTGTTAGACGAATTATTGAAGGAGGGAAAAATAACTGAAGAGCAAAGGAAAAAATATGATGTTTTGCATATTGTCGGAATG gtcGGATCAATCGACAACGATTTCTGTGGTACTGATATGACAATTGGTACTGACTCAGCTTTACATCGAATTATTGAAGCTATTGATGCTATCGTTAGTACTGCATATTCTCATCAACGTACATTTATTATGGAAGTTATGGGAAGACACTGTGG CTATTTAGCTCTAGTAGCTGGTTTGTCATGTGAAGCTGATTACATTTTTATTCCTGAAGCTCCTCCAAAGTCCGATTGGCCTGAAAGGCTTTGCCAACAATTAAGCCAg GAACGTAGTGCTGGTCAACGTTTGAACATTATTATTGTAGCAGAAGGTGCTATTGATCGCGATGGCAATGCTATTTCCGCTGAAGATATTAAAAAGGTTGTTGTAGATAAGCTACAACAAGACACCCGTATTACTGTTTTGGGTCATGTTCAACGCGGTGGTAATCCCAGTGCTTTTGATCGTGTTTTGGGTTGTCGTATGGGAGCTGAAGCGACATTGGCTTTGATGGAAGCTACAAACGAAACTGTGCCCGCTGTTGTCTCTCTAGATGGCAACCAAGCTGTTCGGGTCCCATTGATGGAGTGCGTTGAACGCACCCAAGCTGTTGCTAAGGCTATGTCCGAGAAAAATTGGGAATTGGCTGTTAAATTGCGTGGTCGTTCATTTGAACGTAACTTGGAAACCTATAAGATGTTGACTCGCTTGAAGCCACCTAAACATGAAGGACAG GGCTATCGTTTGGCTGTAATGCACATAGGTGCACCAGCTTGCGGTATGAATGCTGCTGTACGCAGTTTTGTGCGTAATTGCATTTATCGTGGTGATGTCGTGTTCGGCATTCATGATGGCATTGAAGGTCTTATTGCTGGCAATATTAAGGAAATGGGCTGGTCCGATGTAACTGGTTGGGTTGGCCAAGGTGGTGCTTTCTTGGGAACAAAACGTACTTTGCCCGAGTGTAAATTCAACGAAATCGCATCACGTCTCAGGGAATTTAAGATTCAGGGTCTATTGATTATCGGTGGTTTTGAAGCTTATCACGCATGTGGTCAAATCGCAGATCAACGTTCTAATTATCCTGAATTCTGTATACCATTGGCTGTTATACCCTCTACCATTTCCAACAATGTTCCTGGTACTGAATTTTCGTTGGGTGCCGATACTGGCCTTAATGAGATTACTGAGATTTGTGATCGCATCCGTCAATCGGCTCAAGGTACCAAGAGACGTGTTTTCGTCATTGAAACTATGGGTGGCTATTGTGGATACCTAGCTACACTAGCTGGCTTAGCTGGTGGCGCAGATGCTGCTTACATATTTGAGGAGAAGTTTTCAATTAAAGATTTGCAGCAGGATGTCTATCATATGGCTTCCAAAATGGCTGAAGGTGTACAGCGTGGTTTAATTTTACGCAATGAAAAAGCTTCCGACAATTATAACACCGATTTCATTTATCGTTTGTATTCGGAAGAAGGCAAAGGTTTATTTTCTTGCCGTATGAATATTTTGG gCCACATGCAACAGGGTGGTTCTCCAACACCATTCGATCGTAATATGGGTACAAAAATGGCAGCTAAATGTGTAGAATGGTTTTCCGAACAATTCAAAAATAACAAGCAACCTGACGGTAGCATTAAATGTACTGACAAGGAATCTGCTGTTCTTTTGGGCATAGTAAGGCGTCAATACAGATTCACACCCTTGGCTGATTTGATTTCTGAAACCAATTTCGA gcAACGTATTCCTAAAAGCCAGTGGTGGTTAAAATTGCGTCCTTTGCTAAGAATATTGGCTAAGCATGATTCTGCCTATGAGGAGGAAGGTTTGTACATAACCGTTGAAGAAGAATGCTCCACCGATGCTGTGGCTTAA
- the LOC111687365 gene encoding ATP-dependent 6-phosphofructokinase isoform X1, giving the protein MTTTKVKQRFIERGSHKGKGLAVFTSGGDSQGMNAAVRACVRMAIYLGCKAYFIREGYQGMVDGGDNIVEANWASVSSIIHRGGTVIGSARCTDFRQRAGRLKAAHNLIQKGISNLVVIGGDGSLTGANLFRQEWSSLLDELLKEGKITEEQRKKYDVLHIVGMVGSIDNDFCGTDMTIGTDSALHRIIEAIDAIVSTAYSHQRTFIMEVMGRHCGYLPVVTGIISEADYVFCPESPPPHDWPEKLCDKLIQERSAGQRLNIIIVAEGAIDRDGNAISAEDIKKVVVDKLQQDTRITVLGHVQRGGNPSAFDRVLGCRMGAEATLALMEATNETVPAVVSLDGNQAVRVPLMECVERTQAVAKAMSEKNWELAVKLRGRSFERNLETYKMLTRLKPPKHEGQGYRLAVMHIGAPACGMNAAVRSFVRNCIYRGDVVFGIHDGIEGLIAGNIKEMGWSDVTGWVGQGGAFLGTKRTLPECKFNEIASRLREFKIQGLLIIGGFEAYHACGQIADQRSNYPEFCIPLAVIPSTISNNVPGTEFSLGADTGLNEITEICDRIRQSAQGTKRRVFVIETMGGYCGYLATLAGLAGGADAAYIFEEKFSIKDLQQDVYHMASKMAEGVQRGLILRNEKASDNYNTDFIYRLYSEEGKGLFSCRMNILGHMQQGGSPTPFDRNMGTKMAAKCVEWFSEQFKNNKQPDGSIKCTDKESAVLLGIVRRQYRFTPLADLISETNFEQRIPKSQWWLKLRPLLRILAKHDSAYEEEGLYITVEEECSTDAVA; this is encoded by the exons ATGACGACTACCAAAGTTAAACAACGCTTTATTGAACGTGGCTCCCATAAGGGAAAGGGCTTGGCCGTCTTCACTAGTGGTGGTGACTCCCAAGGTATGAATGCTGCCGTAAGAGCTTGCGTCCGGATGGCAATTTATTTGGGTTGCAAG GCCTACTTCATTCGTGAAGGCTACCAAGGAATGGTAGATGGCGGCGATAACATAGTCGAAGCTAATTGGGCTTCGGTATCGTCTATAATTCATCGTGGAGGTACTGTAATTGGTTCAGCAAGATGTACTGATTTTCGCCAACGTGCTGGTCGCCTAAAGGCAGCCCACAATCTTATTCAAAAAGGCATTTCTAACCTGGTTGTTATTGGTGGTGATGGTTCATTGACTGGTGCAAATTTATTCCGTCAAGAATGGTCATCATTGTTAGACGAATTATTGAAGGAGGGAAAAATAACTGAAGAGCAAAGGAAAAAATATGATGTTTTGCATATTGTCGGAATG gtcGGATCAATCGACAACGATTTCTGTGGTACTGATATGACAATTGGTACTGACTCAGCTTTACATCGAATTATTGAAGCTATTGATGCTATCGTTAGTACTGCATATTCTCATCAACGTACATTTATTATGGAAGTTATGGGAAGACACTGTGG TTATTTACCCGTAGTTACTGGCATTATATCAGAGGCTGACTACGTTTTTTGTCCTGAATCGCCACCACCACACGATTGGCCAGAAAAACTTTGCGATAAATTGATACAG GAACGTAGTGCTGGTCAACGTTTGAACATTATTATTGTAGCAGAAGGTGCTATTGATCGCGATGGCAATGCTATTTCCGCTGAAGATATTAAAAAGGTTGTTGTAGATAAGCTACAACAAGACACCCGTATTACTGTTTTGGGTCATGTTCAACGCGGTGGTAATCCCAGTGCTTTTGATCGTGTTTTGGGTTGTCGTATGGGAGCTGAAGCGACATTGGCTTTGATGGAAGCTACAAACGAAACTGTGCCCGCTGTTGTCTCTCTAGATGGCAACCAAGCTGTTCGGGTCCCATTGATGGAGTGCGTTGAACGCACCCAAGCTGTTGCTAAGGCTATGTCCGAGAAAAATTGGGAATTGGCTGTTAAATTGCGTGGTCGTTCATTTGAACGTAACTTGGAAACCTATAAGATGTTGACTCGCTTGAAGCCACCTAAACATGAAGGACAG GGCTATCGTTTGGCTGTAATGCACATAGGTGCACCAGCTTGCGGTATGAATGCTGCTGTACGCAGTTTTGTGCGTAATTGCATTTATCGTGGTGATGTCGTGTTCGGCATTCATGATGGCATTGAAGGTCTTATTGCTGGCAATATTAAGGAAATGGGCTGGTCCGATGTAACTGGTTGGGTTGGCCAAGGTGGTGCTTTCTTGGGAACAAAACGTACTTTGCCCGAGTGTAAATTCAACGAAATCGCATCACGTCTCAGGGAATTTAAGATTCAGGGTCTATTGATTATCGGTGGTTTTGAAGCTTATCACGCATGTGGTCAAATCGCAGATCAACGTTCTAATTATCCTGAATTCTGTATACCATTGGCTGTTATACCCTCTACCATTTCCAACAATGTTCCTGGTACTGAATTTTCGTTGGGTGCCGATACTGGCCTTAATGAGATTACTGAGATTTGTGATCGCATCCGTCAATCGGCTCAAGGTACCAAGAGACGTGTTTTCGTCATTGAAACTATGGGTGGCTATTGTGGATACCTAGCTACACTAGCTGGCTTAGCTGGTGGCGCAGATGCTGCTTACATATTTGAGGAGAAGTTTTCAATTAAAGATTTGCAGCAGGATGTCTATCATATGGCTTCCAAAATGGCTGAAGGTGTACAGCGTGGTTTAATTTTACGCAATGAAAAAGCTTCCGACAATTATAACACCGATTTCATTTATCGTTTGTATTCGGAAGAAGGCAAAGGTTTATTTTCTTGCCGTATGAATATTTTGG gCCACATGCAACAGGGTGGTTCTCCAACACCATTCGATCGTAATATGGGTACAAAAATGGCAGCTAAATGTGTAGAATGGTTTTCCGAACAATTCAAAAATAACAAGCAACCTGACGGTAGCATTAAATGTACTGACAAGGAATCTGCTGTTCTTTTGGGCATAGTAAGGCGTCAATACAGATTCACACCCTTGGCTGATTTGATTTCTGAAACCAATTTCGA gcAACGTATTCCTAAAAGCCAGTGGTGGTTAAAATTGCGTCCTTTGCTAAGAATATTGGCTAAGCATGATTCTGCCTATGAGGAGGAAGGTTTGTACATAACCGTTGAAGAAGAATGCTCCACCGATGCTGTGGCTTAA